Below is a window of Leucobacter chromiiresistens DNA.
GTTTGCGCGTGCACCCGCGTTGATGCGCTGGATCCACAGGCGACGGAAGTCGCCCTTCTTCTTGCGGCGATCGTTGTACGAGTAGACGAGCGAGTGGATGACCTGCTCTTTGGCCTTGCGGTACAGGCGCGAACGCTGTCCGCGGTAGCCCTCGGCGCGCTCGAGGATGACGCGACGCTTCTTGTGGGCGTTGACGGCCCTTTTGACTCTTGCCATTTCGGTTCTTCCTTAGAAAGTTCTCAGATGAAAGCTATGCGCTCGCGCCGGTCAGTGACCGAGGAGCTTCATGGCCTGCTTGGCGTCGCCCTTGGCGAGCACCTGCTCGGCGTTCAGACGGCGCTTGCGCTTCGAGGCCTTGACCTCGAGGTTGTGGCGCATGCCGGCCTGCTGCTTCATCAGCTTGCCGGAACCGGTGAGCTTGAAGCGCTTCTTGGCCCCCGAGTGGGTCTTCTGCTTGGGCATCGATTTCTCCTTGTTGTGTGCGAGCCTCTCGGCCGCGGATTGCAGGGTGGCGCTGCGCACGGCAGCGCACCGCAGTTCATTCGCCGTCCGACTCCGTGCTGCTGGACTTGTCGGCCCGACGAGTGGCCTTCTCCTCGGCGCGACGAGCGTTCAGCTCGGCCTTCGCCTCGGACTTGTTCTTGAGCGGCGCGACGACCATCACCATGTTGCGGCCGTCGATGCGGGGGTTCGACTCGACGACTCCGTACTCAGCGATGTCCTCGGAGAACTGCTGCAGCAGGCGCACGCCCATCTCCGGTCGCGACTGCTCGCGGCCTCGGAACAGGATCATCGCCTTCACCTTGTCGCCCTGCGACAGGAAGCCGACGGCGCGCTTCATCTTGGTCTCGTAGTCGTGCGTGTCGATCTTGAGTCGGAAG
It encodes the following:
- the rpmI gene encoding 50S ribosomal protein L35 — its product is MPKQKTHSGAKKRFKLTGSGKLMKQQAGMRHNLEVKASKRKRRLNAEQVLAKGDAKQAMKLLGH
- the rplT gene encoding 50S ribosomal protein L20, translating into MARVKRAVNAHKKRRVILERAEGYRGQRSRLYRKAKEQVIHSLVYSYNDRRKKKGDFRRLWIQRINAGARANGLTYNRFIQGLGLAGVEVDRRMLSELATNEPAAFAALVEVAKSALPEDTSAPKAA
- the infC gene encoding translation initiation factor IF-3; its protein translation is MRLVGPSGEQVGVVPIETALRMAVDADLDLVEVAPNSKPPVAKIMDFGKFKYEAAQKQKEARRNQANTVLKEVRFRLKIDTHDYETKMKRAVGFLSQGDKVKAMILFRGREQSRPEMGVRLLQQFSEDIAEYGVVESNPRIDGRNMVMVVAPLKNKSEAKAELNARRAEEKATRRADKSSSTESDGE